From the genome of Nicotiana sylvestris chromosome 2, ASM39365v2, whole genome shotgun sequence, one region includes:
- the LOC138884888 gene encoding uncharacterized protein produces MGVLAHLAVQRHSLGREIQKLANDGIRLDETEEGGITAYALAQSSLVAHVKAKQDEDSYLVKLKEGVRNKEITAFTQGSDGVLKLNDRLCVLDVDGLRKAIMEETHSSRYSIHLGATKMYLDLKELYWWKGVKKQVADHVAKCLNCQQIKAEHQRLGGLAQDIEIP; encoded by the coding sequence atgggtgtcttggcccatcttgcagtacaaaggcattctttgggtcgagaaattcaaaaactagcAAATGATGGAATTAGATTGGATGAGACCGAAGAAGGAGGTATAACTGCTTATGCCTTAGCGCAATCATCCCTTGTTgcgcatgttaaggctaagcagGATGAAGATTCGTActtagtgaaattaaaagaaggagtcagaaacaaagaaattactgctttcactcaagGAAGTGacggagttttgaagttgaatgatcggTTATGTGTGCTTGATGTAGATGGTCTTAGGAAGGCCATAATGGAGGAAACTCACAGTTCGAGGTACTCTATCCATCTAGGTGCTACCAAAATGTATCTAGATTTGAAAGAGTTGTATTGGTGGAAAGGCGtgaagaaacaagtagcagatcatgtggctaaatgtttaaattgccagcaaatcaaagccgagcatcagaggcttggtggcctagctcaagatatagagataccatag